The nucleotide sequence CCCCGTCCACGACGGTCACGTTCGGTTCATGGTCATCCGCCAGGCGGACCTGTCCCGAGGAGTCGCCGCTGTCGGCACTCAGGAGTTCCAAGGCGCCGGCCTCGGTGCTGACGTAGACCGTGCCGGCCGTGACGGTGGGCGGCGAGCTCACCCGTGGCATCCGGTACTTCCACCGCAAGGCGCCGGTCTTCGCGTTGACGGCGAACACCTGGCCGTCCCCCGCATCCCGTTCGGTGTTTCCGCTGATGTAGACGGCCCCGTCGACGACGACCGGGGGGCTCGAACCCAAGAAGTCGGAGAGATCGGTCCGGTACTTCCACAGCAGGTCGCCGTTGTCGGCGTCCCGGGCGGACAGGACGCCGTCGTCGCCGACGGTGTGGATGACACCGTCGGCGACGGTCAGCGACGTGATCGCGCTGGGGAGGACGTCAGCGCTGATGTGCACCTTCCACACCTGCTTGCCGGTGTCGGCGTCAAGGGCATAGAGATGCGAGCCGCGTACGGTACGGGCCCCGTAGTAGACGACCCCGTCGTCATAGGCCAGCCCGGCGCCCCGGCCGAGCACATGGCTCCACTCCTTTTCACCGGTTGCGGCGTCCACCGCGTACAGGATGCCGTCGCCGCCGAGTTTGCTGCTGGCGAAATAGGCGGTTCCGCCGACCACAACCGGGCCCGCGTCCACCCAGCCGTTGGGCTCGAACTCCCACCGATGTCTTCCGGTGGCGGCGTCGAGGGCGTACACGCGGCTGCGGTCCTGGTCGAATCCGTCGTCGCGACTGCTGAAGTAGACCGCCCCTTCGGCGAAGACCGGTGAGCCTTCGTCGCCCATCGTCCGGCCGAATTCCCACACGCGGTCGCCGGTGTCGGCGTCCAGGGCGGACACGCCGCCGTCGTCCTCGCCGAAGTAGACCCGTCCGCCCTCGACCGACGGTGGCGATTTCGTGCCCTGCGAGTAGGACCACAGCTGCTTCAGTACTGGCGCGGGGAGCTGCTTCCCGGTCTGCTTCCCGCTCTGTTTCCCACTCTGCTCCCCGCCGGACCCATGGTCGGGGAGAAGCGTCACGGTGACCACGACCCCGAGGACCACGGCCACCGCGAGACCCGCCAGGACCGGGCCCCGCGTGAACCAGCGCCTCCAGCGCCGCTCGCCGCCGGAGCCGGGCGCCTCCGGTGGGCCCGGCACGGGCGCCGTCGCGCGGACGGTGAGGGGCACGTCCTCGACCGTGGCCTGTCCGGTGGGCGCGACCAACGGTTCGGCCTGCCTGCGGGTGATCTCGGTCGTCACCGGCTCGGGGAGCCAGCCGACTCTCGTGGACGAGCCGTCGGCCGCTTCGGCCTGCGCGGCCCGGCTCAGCTCTGCCACCAGGTCCGGCACCGTGGGCCGTTGGCCCGGGTCCTTGGCCAGGCACCGGGCCACGACGTCCGCCAGTCGGGGCGGCAGGCCGGTCAGGTCCGGTTCCTCATGGACCACCCGGTAGTTCAGGGCGTGGGCGGGGCCGCCGCCGAACGGGCCGGATCCGGTCGCCGCGTAAGCCAGGACGGCACCGAGGGCGAAGACGTCGCTCGCCGCGCCCACCGTGTCGCCCGCCAGTTGCTCGGGGGACATGAAACCGGGCGTGCCGATCGTCGCCCCGGTCTCCGTGAGCTTGGTGGCCTCGGCCGCCAGGGAGATGCCGAAATCGATCAGCCGCGGGCCGTTTGCGGCCAGCAGTACGTTCGACGGCTTGAGATCGCGGTGCACCACATCGGCACCGTGTACGGCCTCCAGCGCCTCGGCCAGCGCGGCGCCCAGCGCCAGCACCGGGGGCTCCGGCCAGGCGCCGTGCGCGTCCACCGCCGCGTCCAGGGACATCCCCGGCACGTATTCGGTGGCCAGCCACGGAGGCATGGCCTCCGGTTCGGCGTCCACCACAGCGGCGGTGAAGAACCCCGTCACCCGGCGGGCCGCCTTCACCTCGCGGTCAAACCGGCGACGGAAATCGGGATCCTCCGCGAGCTCGGGCCGTACCACCTTCACCGCGACCGCGCGGCCACCCGGTGACCGGCCCAGATACACCCGCCCCATCCCGCCCCGGCCCAGCCGTGCGACGATCCGGTACCGCCCGACCCGCTCGGGGTCCCCCGCTTCCAGCGGCGCGAACTCCCCCACTTCGCTCCCCCTCACTCAATCCCGTGGCCGGGACGCGTGCAGACGCCCGGCATCCTCGTAGTAGAGCGTGCCGCCGACGACGGTCGGATTCTCCCCCGGCTCCCCTTTCCACAGTCGCTTGCCGGTGTCGGCGTCCAGGGCGTACAGCGCGCGGCTGCCGTCCTCGCCATCGGTGAACTGGACGGTACCGCCCGCGACGGACACCAACTCCACATCCGCCAGGCCCGGCTTGTGCCGCCACAGCGGCTTTCCGGTGTCCGCGGCGAAAGCGCACACATAGCCGTCGTTCTCGAAATAGACCACGCCGTCGGCGACTATCGGGTCACCCGCCCCGTTGGCCACGGCCGGATCCCACAACTTCCCGTCGAAGGCACGCTTCCACGCCTCCTGGCCGGAGTCGGAGTCGACCGCGTGCAGGGTGCCGTCCTTGGTGCCGACGTAGACGGTCCCGTCGGCGACGGCGGGTGAGGACGCGATGTCGCTACCGGCGTTGAACCGCCACAGGTCGTCGCCGGTCCTGGCGTCCACGGCGTACAGAGCGTCGCCTTCGGCACCCGAGACGGGGTAGACGACTCCATCGGCGACGGTCGCCCCTTGCCGCAGTGATCCGTCGTACTTCTTCTTCCAGATCACTTCGCCCGTATCGGATTTCAGCGCGGCCAGGAAGGCGCCGTAGGTCACATAGATGGTGTCACCGACCTTGGTGGGTGTCGCATGAACCCCACCGTCCTCGACCTTCCAGACTTCCTCACCGCTGTCGGCGTCCAGGGCGTACATATGGTCCTTGTCGCCGTAGAAGGCCATCCCGTCGGAGGCCCCCAGCAGAAAGAGCGTGGCTTCCGCGCGGTGCCGATGCCACAACTCGTCGCCGGTGTCGGCGTCCAGCGCGTACAGGCTGTCTTCGCTGTTGTCGACGTAGACCGTGCCGTCCGCCACCGTGGACAGTTCCATTTGGCCGTCCAAGGCGTAGGACCACAGTTCCTTGCGCACCGGTTCCTTCCGCGTCGGCTCCTTCCGCGCCGATGCGCCGCTGGAGGCATCATCGCCCTGGCCGTCGCCGCCGGACAGACGACCGGAGAGGAGCGCCGTCGTGCAGACGAGGGCGAGGACTGCGATGACGACGAGCCCCGTCAGGACGCGGCCTCGGGTGAGCCTGCGCTTTCCGCCGCCGGGGGCGGAGTCGGACGGTGGGGGGTGGGCTCCCGAGGAGGCCGGGGGCGGTGCCGTGGCAACGGTGGTGGGAACGGCCACGACAGTGGTCTGTCCGCCGGACGTGGGCGAGGTCGTGGGCAAGGGGGTGGGCAGGGGCGTGGCCTGCGCGCGGGCGATCTCCTCGGCCACCGGCTCGGGCAGCCAGTCGGCCTCGGTGAAGAAGCCGTCGGCCCGCTCGATCCCCGACGCCCGGCCCAGTTCCTCCATCAGCCGTGGCATGGTGGGCCGTTGGCCAGGGTCCTTGGCCAGGCACCTGGCCACGACGTCCGCCACCACGGGCGGCAGGCCGGTCAGATCCGGCTCCGCATGGACCACCCGGTAGTTCAGAGCCTGGGCATTGCCGGTCCCGAACGGTCGGGTTCCGGTCGCCATGTACGCCAGAACAGCGCCCAGGGCGAAGACGTCGCTCGCAGCCGAAACCCTGTCGTCCACCAGTTGCTCGGGCGAGATGAAGCCGGGTGTCCCGATCACCGCACCGGTTTCGGTGAGCTTGGTGCTCTCGGCCGCCCGCGAGATACCGAAGTCGATCACGCGCGGGCCGTCCGCGGCCAACAGCACGTTCGAGGGCTTGAGATCGCGGTGTACCAGACCGGTGCCGTGGATGGCGTCCAACGCCTCGGCCAGCGCGGCGCCCAGCGCCAGCACCGAGGGCTCCGGCCAAGCCCCGTGCGCGTCCACCGCCGCGTCCAAGGACATCCCCGGCACGTATTCGGTGGCCAGCCACGCCGGGGTGCCCTCGGGGTCCGCGTCCACGACCGCGGCGGTGAAGATGCCGGTCACCTGGCGGGCCGCCGCCACCTCGCGCGCGAACCGGCGCCGGAATTCCGGATCGTCCGCCAGCGCGGACCGCACCACCTTCACGGCGGCCGCGCGACCGCTCGGCAACAGGCCCAGATACACCTGGCCCATCCCGCCCCGGCCCAGCCGCCCGACGATCCGGTACCGCCCCACCCGCTCGGGATCCCCCGCCCGCAACGCTGCGCACGCCGCCATCTCGCTCCCCCGTTCTTCCGGCACTGACCTATGGTGCACCGCGGGGCCGTCAGCAGGCTGACGGCCCCTCATGAACGATGGTGGGCGAGCTGAGCGCTTGCGCTCGCGCTCGCGCTTGCGGTGAACTCTACGAACTCGGCCCACGCACGGTCGCGGCCTGTACCTCGTCTCGCAGCTCGCGGAGCGCTGGGTGGTCGGGCCCCGCCCCTGCGGCGGGCCCGGGAAGACCGTATGGGCCGAGATCGCGATCGAGACCGAACCGTCAGGCTCAGGCCCTGGCCCGCTCCAGCGCCCGCACGGCCAGCCGCCGCGCGATGCCGACCGCATCGGCGACCACCGACAGCCCGTTCAGCACCGTCGCGCCCTCGTGGAGCAGCAGCAGTTCGTCCGCCAGGTCGCCGGGGGCCGTCACGCCCGCCTCCTCGCACAGTTGCCGCAGATATCCGCGCAGCCATCGCTTCTGGTCGGCGATCACCTGCCGGGCCGGATGGGCGGCGTCCGGCAGTTCGGCCGCCGCGTTCACGAAACCGCAGCCGCGCGGGTTCTCTCGGGCCACCCACAGCGCGAGCGCGTCGAACGTGGCCAGGGCGCGATCCCCCGGGGGCGATTTCTCGACCTCGGCGGTGAGCCACGCCCGCCATCGCTCATCGCGCTCCCGCAGATACGCGGCGACCAGGGCCTCCTTGGAGCCGAAGCGGTCGTAGAGCGTCTTCTTCGTGACGCCGGAGCGCTTGGCGATCAGATCCACGCCGACCGCGTTGATCCCCTGCCCGTAGAACAGCTCGGCGGCGGCGTCGAGGATGCGGCGCGCGGCGGGGGTGAGCACTTCCGTAGGCGCTTCCATGCCGTGATCACCTCCGGGTCGGGGTTGACGTGTATACCGATCTGTTTAGTCTAGTGGATGAGGGAGTAAACAGATCGGTATACCCGGAACAGACCCCAACCAGAACGAGGACATCCCATGCCCGTCAGCGCCGCCGTCACCTCCATCGGCCTCGTCGTGATGTGGAGCTCCGGCTTCATCGGAGCCGAGCTCGGCACGAGGGAGGCACCCGCCGACACCCTGCTGATGTGGCGCTTCCTCGCGGCGGCGGCGATCTTGGGGGGCGCTTGGGCGCTGTTCAGGCGCCGCAGGCTGCGCCCACGCGCCCTGGCCGAGCAGGCGGCGATCGGGGCGCTCTCGCAGGGCGGCTATCTCGGCGGGATCGTCTGGGCGGTCGGGCTCGGCGTGCCGTCCGGCACCGCAGCGCTGATCGCCGCGTTGCAGCCGCTCGCGGCGGGCGCGCTGGCCGGGCGGCTGCTCGGGGAGACGGTCAGCCCGCGCCAGTGGGCGGGGCTGGCCATCGGGCTCGGCGGGGTCGCGCTCGTCGTCCAGGGCGATCTGTCGGCGGGCCCCACCACCGCCCCGGCCTGGGCGTACGGGCTGCCCTTCGCCGCCATGGCGGCGCTGCTGGCCGCGAGCTTCCTCGAACGCAGGGCGCGGGCGCCGCTCGCCCCCGTGGACGCCATACCGCTCCACTGCCTCGTCAGCGCCGTACTGTTCACCGGGGTCGCCCTCGCCGGAGGCCATGCCGCACCCCCGGCGGGCGGGGGCTTCTGGGCCGCGGTGGCGTGGACGGTGCTGCTCTCCACGGTCGGCGGCTACGGCTTCTACTGGCTGAGCCTGCGCCGTAACGGCGTCACCGGCACCAGCGCGCTGATCTACCTCACGCCCCCGACCACGCTGGTGTGGGCCTACGCGATGTTCGGGGACGCGCCCGGGTGGACCGCCCTCGCGGGCATGGCGGTGTGCGTGATCGGCGTGACGGCCGCCACCGTGCGCCGCCCGGTGCGCCGCCGCCCCGATCGGTCGGCGCGGCTCGCGGAGGAGCCAGTCCGTGATCGAGCGGTGCCGCGGGTCTCAGCCGAGTAGACCGAGTAGCTCGCGGGCGCGACGCGTCCGTACGCGGCTGTGGCGGCACCGCTCCGGTGGTCCCATATCGCCCTCTCGAACGCGCGGACCGGGGCGACCGGGGCGGGGCGACCAGGACCCGACCGCAGCGAGGCAGGCCACGGCCCGACCACGGCGGGGCAGCTCACGGGCGGCCTCACGGCCGACCGCGGCGGGGCAGGTCTTGACGGAAGTCAGACGCAGGTCAAGGAACCGTAAAGCGGGGA is from Streptomyces hygroscopicus and encodes:
- a CDS encoding putative serine-threonine protein kinase — encoded protein: MGEFAPLEAGDPERVGRYRIVARLGRGGMGRVYLGRSPGGRAVAVKVVRPELAEDPDFRRRFDREVKAARRVTGFFTAAVVDAEPEAMPPWLATEYVPGMSLDAAVDAHGAWPEPPVLALGAALAEALEAVHGADVVHRDLKPSNVLLAANGPRLIDFGISLAAEATKLTETGATIGTPGFMSPEQLAGDTVGAASDVFALGAVLAYAATGSGPFGGGPAHALNYRVVHEEPDLTGLPPRLADVVARCLAKDPGQRPTVPDLVAELSRAAQAEAADGSSTRVGWLPEPVTTEITRRQAEPLVAPTGQATVEDVPLTVRATAPVPGPPEAPGSGGERRWRRWFTRGPVLAGLAVAVVLGVVVTVTLLPDHGSGGEQSGKQSGKQTGKQLPAPVLKQLWSYSQGTKSPPSVEGGRVYFGEDDGGVSALDADTGDRVWEFGRTMGDEGSPVFAEGAVYFSSRDDGFDQDRSRVYALDAATGRHRWEFEPNGWVDAGPVVVGGTAYFASSKLGGDGILYAVDAATGEKEWSHVLGRGAGLAYDDGVVYYGARTVRGSHLYALDADTGKQVWKVHISADVLPSAITSLTVADGVIHTVGDDGVLSARDADNGDLLWKYRTDLSDFLGSSPPVVVDGAVYISGNTERDAGDGQVFAVNAKTGALRWKYRMPRVSSPPTVTAGTVYVSTEAGALELLSADSGDSSGQVRLADDHEPNVTVVDGVAYFDGGDGRLHAATITR
- a CDS encoding serine/threonine protein kinase is translated as MAACAALRAGDPERVGRYRIVGRLGRGGMGQVYLGLLPSGRAAAVKVVRSALADDPEFRRRFAREVAAARQVTGIFTAAVVDADPEGTPAWLATEYVPGMSLDAAVDAHGAWPEPSVLALGAALAEALDAIHGTGLVHRDLKPSNVLLAADGPRVIDFGISRAAESTKLTETGAVIGTPGFISPEQLVDDRVSAASDVFALGAVLAYMATGTRPFGTGNAQALNYRVVHAEPDLTGLPPVVADVVARCLAKDPGQRPTMPRLMEELGRASGIERADGFFTEADWLPEPVAEEIARAQATPLPTPLPTTSPTSGGQTTVVAVPTTVATAPPPASSGAHPPPSDSAPGGGKRRLTRGRVLTGLVVIAVLALVCTTALLSGRLSGGDGQGDDASSGASARKEPTRKEPVRKELWSYALDGQMELSTVADGTVYVDNSEDSLYALDADTGDELWHRHRAEATLFLLGASDGMAFYGDKDHMYALDADSGEEVWKVEDGGVHATPTKVGDTIYVTYGAFLAALKSDTGEVIWKKKYDGSLRQGATVADGVVYPVSGAEGDALYAVDARTGDDLWRFNAGSDIASSPAVADGTVYVGTKDGTLHAVDSDSGQEAWKRAFDGKLWDPAVANGAGDPIVADGVVYFENDGYVCAFAADTGKPLWRHKPGLADVELVSVAGGTVQFTDGEDGSRALYALDADTGKRLWKGEPGENPTVVGGTLYYEDAGRLHASRPRD
- a CDS encoding TetR family transcriptional regulator, yielding MEAPTEVLTPAARRILDAAAELFYGQGINAVGVDLIAKRSGVTKKTLYDRFGSKEALVAAYLRERDERWRAWLTAEVEKSPPGDRALATFDALALWVARENPRGCGFVNAAAELPDAAHPARQVIADQKRWLRGYLRQLCEEAGVTAPGDLADELLLLHEGATVLNGLSVVADAVGIARRLAVRALERARA
- a CDS encoding membrane protein produces the protein MPVSAAVTSIGLVVMWSSGFIGAELGTREAPADTLLMWRFLAAAAILGGAWALFRRRRLRPRALAEQAAIGALSQGGYLGGIVWAVGLGVPSGTAALIAALQPLAAGALAGRLLGETVSPRQWAGLAIGLGGVALVVQGDLSAGPTTAPAWAYGLPFAAMAALLAASFLERRARAPLAPVDAIPLHCLVSAVLFTGVALAGGHAAPPAGGGFWAAVAWTVLLSTVGGYGFYWLSLRRNGVTGTSALIYLTPPTTLVWAYAMFGDAPGWTALAGMAVCVIGVTAATVRRPVRRRPDRSARLAEEPVRDRAVPRVSAE